One window of Candidatus Methanoperedens sp. genomic DNA carries:
- a CDS encoding N-acetylneuraminate synthase family protein encodes MKPATVVAEIGCNHMGDINIAKEMIETAKYFCKAEVVKFQKRNPKECLTEAEYNAPHPVEYHAYGKTYGKHREFLEFNLNQHKELKSYCEQMGIIYSSSVWDMTSAKEIVSLNPKFIKIPSAINTNFEILEYICNNFQGDIHLSLGMTTHKEEEDIVDLVKEQKRNKDVVLYACTSGYPVPDESVCLLEIKRLREKFLDDIKAIGYSGHHNGIAIDIAAFVLGAEYIERHFTLNRTWKGTDHAASLEPDGLRRVIRDIKSVSSAMTYKSEEILDIEKVQRKKLKWNCKSW; translated from the coding sequence ATGAAACCAGCAACAGTAGTTGCAGAAATCGGTTGCAACCATATGGGAGATATCAACATAGCTAAAGAAATGATCGAAACAGCTAAATATTTCTGTAAAGCAGAAGTGGTCAAATTCCAAAAAAGGAATCCGAAAGAATGTTTGACAGAAGCCGAATATAATGCACCGCATCCTGTGGAATATCATGCTTATGGGAAAACGTACGGGAAACATAGAGAATTTCTGGAATTTAATTTAAATCAGCACAAGGAGCTAAAATCTTATTGTGAACAAATGGGAATAATATACTCATCTTCCGTATGGGATATGACTTCTGCCAAGGAGATCGTATCTTTGAATCCGAAATTCATTAAAATTCCTTCTGCAATCAATACTAATTTTGAAATTTTAGAATATATCTGCAATAACTTTCAAGGTGATATTCATTTATCACTTGGAATGACGACCCATAAAGAGGAAGAAGATATTGTAGATTTGGTGAAAGAACAAAAAAGGAATAAAGATGTTGTCTTATATGCATGCACTTCTGGATACCCGGTACCTGATGAAAGTGTCTGCCTTCTTGAAATTAAAAGGTTACGGGAAAAATTCCTGGATGATATAAAAGCCATCGGGTACTCTGGACATCACAATGGCATAGCGATAGATATAGCTGCTTTTGTGCTGGGAGCAGAATATATAGAACGCCACTTTACATTAAACAGGACATGGAAAGGAACGGATCATGCTGCATCACTGGAACCTGATGGTCTCAGGCGAGTGATAAGAGATATTAAATCAGTTTCCTCGGCCATGACTTATAAATCAGAAGAGATCCTCGATATTGAAAAGGTACAGAGAAAAAAATTAAAATGGAATTGTAAGAGCTGGTGA
- a CDS encoding DegT/DnrJ/EryC1/StrS family aminotransferase, whose protein sequence is MSNGYIIDWSGRAFDYSEEEINAIVDAMKHADPLTQGRFLNQFQKDFGTYNGTPNSFAVANCTNALDVAALLTGLKKHDEVIIPAHTFCASAIPFGRTGAKIVWGDIDPDTRVISAESIEKNITPRTKVIVAVHLYGLMADMNPIMDIATDRGCLVVEDCAQAIGAEYDGKKAGSIGDFGAFSFHGQKNLTTLGEGGMLTVKSDELAKLVPGLRHNGVKPYDYEREHYWIPAMSDVNLDMEGIWPYNFCLGEPQCALGSAILKRIDQMNELRIKRARKFMEAVSDFPELSFQKVPKNQKHVYHLLSAKYDGTGFGKSNHDLIKIMVYKYKIKSIVQYYPLYRYPLFKKMGFGQHNCPNTDEFFDNMISFPFHLWMNEQQFDYMIDSTVKALKELRK, encoded by the coding sequence ATGTCCAATGGGTATATAATAGACTGGAGTGGCAGAGCTTTTGACTATTCTGAAGAAGAGATTAACGCAATAGTAGATGCAATGAAGCATGCGGATCCTCTAACTCAGGGCAGGTTTTTAAACCAATTCCAGAAAGATTTCGGTACATATAACGGCACTCCAAATTCGTTTGCTGTGGCAAATTGTACCAATGCTCTGGACGTAGCCGCCCTTTTAACTGGATTGAAAAAGCACGATGAAGTTATAATCCCGGCCCATACCTTTTGTGCCAGTGCGATACCATTCGGAAGGACTGGAGCGAAAATCGTCTGGGGAGATATAGACCCCGATACACGGGTAATATCTGCTGAATCTATAGAAAAGAATATAACACCACGTACGAAGGTCATAGTCGCGGTGCATCTGTACGGGCTTATGGCTGATATGAACCCAATAATGGATATCGCGACAGACAGGGGTTGCCTTGTCGTGGAGGATTGTGCGCAGGCGATTGGTGCGGAATACGATGGGAAAAAGGCAGGCTCCATAGGTGATTTTGGTGCATTCAGTTTCCACGGACAGAAGAATCTGACGACCTTGGGGGAAGGCGGCATGTTAACTGTGAAATCTGATGAACTGGCAAAATTAGTGCCAGGGCTCAGGCACAATGGTGTGAAACCTTACGATTATGAGAGAGAGCATTATTGGATCCCTGCAATGAGTGATGTCAATCTGGATATGGAAGGGATATGGCCCTATAATTTCTGTCTGGGTGAACCTCAGTGTGCCTTGGGTTCCGCGATATTAAAAAGAATAGATCAGATGAATGAACTCAGGATAAAAAGAGCCAGGAAATTTATGGAAGCTGTTTCAGATTTTCCAGAACTTTCCTTTCAGAAAGTTCCAAAAAACCAAAAACATGTATATCATCTGCTCTCAGCAAAATATGATGGTACGGGATTCGGAAAAAGCAACCATGACCTGATAAAAATAATGGTATATAAATATAAAATAAAATCTATAGTTCAATACTACCCTCTATATCGCTATCCACTGTTCAAGAAAATGGGATTTGGACAGCATAACTGCCCGAATACAGATGAATTTTTTGATAACATGATCTCATTTCCTTTCCACTTGTGGATGAACGAGCAGCAATTCGATTACATGATTGATTCTACAGTAAAAGCACTTAAGGAACTGAGAAAATAG
- the glmS gene encoding glutamine--fructose-6-phosphate transaminase (isomerizing) yields MCGIVGYNGSRQAVPILIDSLERLEYRGYDSAGIAVFNSNKIEVYKDKGRIIDLKKTLAGISGTVGIGHTRWATHGKPNKVNAHPHTSGNIAVVHNGIIENYQELREKLSRSGYAFVSETDTEVLAHLINHNYKNNLKDAVISALKDIKGSYAIAVLCGTELVAARKDSPLIIGIGDGENFIASDVPAILKYTRRVIYLDDMEVASVTPEGVLVFGAGKNPIEKTITTIDWDLEAAEKSGYEHFMLKEIHEQPKALHETLAGRISELEGNIFLDGLNLTEKQVKELPRISIIACGTSFNAGLLGKYLFEQFAHIHVDVEIASEFRYAHSSPGSLVIVISQSGETADTLAALREAKSFGVKTLAITNVMGSTITREVDGVIYTRSGPEIGVAATKTFVSQLGVLYLLALYFGKSKGLISPDRMKRMLVSLKQIPAQITRILSNKELIKKYAQKFSSSNDFFFIGRTINYPIALEGALKLKEISYIHAEGYPAGELKHGPLALITKNTPVVAIATKGLTYDKMVNNIKEIKAREAPVLAIAGERDSEIEKYVDGVLCVPETEESLSPFLSTVVVQLLSYYIAKDRNCAIDQPRNLAKSVTVE; encoded by the coding sequence ATGTGCGGAATTGTGGGATATAACGGCAGTAGACAGGCTGTCCCGATACTTATTGATTCCCTTGAAAGACTGGAATACAGGGGCTATGACTCTGCCGGGATTGCTGTTTTTAACAGCAACAAGATTGAAGTGTACAAGGATAAAGGCAGGATAATCGACCTGAAAAAAACTCTTGCAGGTATATCCGGCACCGTCGGGATAGGTCATACAAGATGGGCTACTCACGGCAAACCAAACAAAGTAAATGCCCATCCTCATACCTCAGGGAACATCGCCGTTGTCCATAACGGGATTATTGAGAATTACCAGGAATTGAGGGAAAAACTCTCACGCTCTGGATATGCCTTTGTCTCGGAAACGGACACGGAAGTACTGGCGCATCTCATAAACCACAATTATAAGAATAATCTTAAAGATGCGGTCATATCAGCCCTAAAAGACATAAAAGGCTCTTATGCGATTGCCGTTTTGTGCGGCACTGAACTTGTAGCTGCAAGAAAAGATAGCCCTCTCATAATAGGTATAGGCGATGGCGAGAACTTTATAGCCTCGGATGTTCCCGCCATTCTGAAATACACACGCAGGGTGATATATTTAGACGACATGGAGGTGGCTTCCGTTACCCCGGAGGGTGTTTTGGTTTTTGGTGCCGGAAAAAATCCCATAGAAAAAACCATAACCACTATTGATTGGGACCTGGAAGCCGCTGAAAAATCAGGGTATGAACATTTCATGCTCAAGGAAATACATGAACAGCCTAAAGCACTTCATGAGACTCTTGCCGGCAGGATATCAGAACTGGAAGGGAATATCTTCCTCGACGGTTTGAATCTGACCGAGAAACAGGTCAAAGAGCTGCCCAGGATAAGTATCATCGCATGCGGAACGTCATTCAACGCAGGGCTTCTTGGCAAATACCTGTTCGAGCAGTTCGCGCATATCCATGTCGATGTAGAGATAGCATCAGAGTTCAGGTATGCCCATTCCTCTCCCGGCTCCCTTGTTATCGTGATATCCCAGTCCGGGGAGACAGCCGATACCCTTGCAGCGCTACGCGAAGCCAAAAGTTTCGGGGTAAAAACACTGGCTATCACGAACGTGATGGGCAGTACAATAACAAGGGAAGTTGACGGCGTTATATATACAAGGTCAGGGCCTGAGATCGGCGTCGCCGCGACAAAGACTTTCGTTTCCCAGCTCGGAGTGCTGTATCTTCTCGCCCTGTATTTCGGGAAGAGCAAAGGACTTATCAGTCCCGACCGCATGAAACGCATGCTTGTATCCCTGAAGCAGATACCGGCGCAGATAACACGCATCCTCAGCAATAAAGAACTGATTAAAAAATATGCACAGAAATTTTCGTCATCAAATGACTTTTTCTTTATCGGGCGAACTATTAATTACCCGATTGCACTTGAAGGGGCCCTCAAACTTAAGGAAATCTCCTACATCCATGCGGAAGGCTATCCCGCAGGCGAACTGAAACACGGTCCTCTCGCCCTGATTACTAAAAACACGCCTGTTGTCGCGATAGCAACAAAAGGTTTGACATATGATAAAATGGTCAACAACATCAAGGAAATAAAAGCCAGAGAAGCTCCCGTCCTTGCAATTGCGGGTGAGAGGGACAGCGAGATTGAGAAATACGTGGATGGAGTGTTATGCGTG
- a CDS encoding iron-containing alcohol dehydrogenase — MIKFDSRTQIIISEDLPWDVLSVIQEEKAGKVGIIVDRNVAGNKNIIELMEVLGTRVTTVSKIIGISEPTTDMVNEVSSRFKKERIEFFIGIGGGSTLDLTKAASAMVVNPGNVEEYHGTNKEIKESVKKMMIPTTAGTGSEVTPGAVLINKKKNFKRGLSSKCMVPDYAVLNAALTVEMPEKVAASTGMDAIGHAIESYTAKNANEITRMYSKEAFNLVFNNLIKVFDDKNDLTARKNIQLGACLAGYAIYNSNTGACHALSYPLGIYHNVPHGVAVALLLPEVIGINIEKGCYLYSALYDLVENKKDLKDPVEKSNKLCELLKGYSPLKHLKTHLRDYGVDESNYEFLAERGLDLAPALNNNPVAFGYEDSKKVLKQLI, encoded by the coding sequence ATGATCAAATTTGATTCAAGAACGCAGATAATTATCTCTGAAGACCTGCCTTGGGACGTCCTGTCCGTGATCCAGGAAGAAAAGGCGGGAAAAGTAGGTATAATTGTGGACAGGAACGTGGCGGGTAACAAAAATATAATAGAGCTGATGGAAGTCCTCGGAACTAGGGTTACTACAGTTTCAAAAATTATTGGTATCTCAGAACCTACAACGGATATGGTTAATGAAGTTTCTTCCAGGTTCAAGAAAGAGAGGATAGAATTCTTTATTGGAATTGGCGGCGGGAGCACACTCGATTTGACAAAAGCGGCTTCAGCTATGGTTGTTAATCCGGGTAATGTGGAGGAGTATCATGGGACAAATAAAGAGATTAAAGAATCAGTTAAAAAAATGATGATTCCTACTACTGCTGGAACCGGCAGTGAAGTAACACCAGGAGCAGTCCTTATCAATAAAAAGAAGAATTTTAAAAGGGGGCTCAGTTCTAAATGCATGGTTCCCGATTACGCAGTCCTGAATGCCGCCCTCACGGTCGAGATGCCTGAAAAAGTCGCTGCATCGACAGGTATGGACGCTATAGGACATGCTATCGAATCCTATACAGCAAAAAACGCAAATGAGATTACCCGCATGTACTCAAAAGAGGCGTTTAATCTTGTCTTCAATAATCTCATCAAGGTATTTGATGATAAGAATGATCTTACTGCCAGGAAAAATATTCAGTTAGGCGCATGTCTTGCAGGTTATGCCATCTATAATTCAAATACTGGCGCATGTCATGCTTTATCATATCCTCTGGGTATCTATCACAATGTTCCTCACGGGGTCGCTGTTGCTCTTCTATTGCCTGAAGTAATTGGGATTAATATAGAGAAAGGTTGTTATCTCTATTCCGCTTTATATGATCTTGTCGAAAATAAAAAGGATCTCAAAGACCCTGTTGAAAAATCAAATAAACTCTGCGAACTACTAAAGGGTTATTCGCCCTTAAAACACCTTAAAACGCATTTAAGGGATTACGGTGTTGATGAATCCAATTATGAATTTTTAGCTGAAAGGGGATTGGATCTTGCCCCTGCATTAAATAATAATCCGGTTGCTTTTGGTTATGAAGACTCTAAAAAGGTCTTGAAACAATTAATATAA
- a CDS encoding GDP-mannose 4,6-dehydratase, with product MKILLTGGLGQVGSYAGERLSENNEITIIDNFSNSLNNIKFSSNIKIIKGDIRNQKIVNDLVGKADTIIHTAAQTSVNKSVEDPIYDADNNVNGTLNLLEAARKSDIERFVYISSAAVYGDPITLPINEEHPTNPLSPYGLSKLTGERYAMLYHSLYGLPVVCLRPFNIFSPRQNPGSPYSGVITKFIERIKYNKNPVIFGDGNQTRDFVYIEDVVDVIFNTLENKKAVGNVFNIGTGKPTKVKELAEVLIEISNRKLEPEFIKALTGDIRESYADITKAKRIFGYKPGYTLEKGLRLCLSEIERKDSNHQTILNDGYMLQKNTSASLK from the coding sequence ATGAAAATATTACTGACTGGAGGACTGGGGCAGGTTGGTTCATATGCAGGGGAGAGGCTTTCTGAGAACAATGAGATTACTATCATAGATAACTTTTCTAACAGTTTAAATAATATAAAATTCTCTTCAAATATTAAGATAATAAAAGGAGATATACGCAATCAGAAAATAGTAAATGATCTTGTCGGTAAGGCAGATACAATCATTCATACAGCGGCCCAGACAAGTGTCAATAAGTCCGTAGAAGACCCGATTTATGATGCAGATAACAATGTCAATGGAACCTTAAACCTTCTTGAAGCAGCCAGAAAATCGGATATCGAGCGTTTCGTGTATATAAGTTCAGCCGCTGTGTACGGCGACCCGATAACCCTTCCGATCAATGAGGAACACCCAACCAACCCACTCTCACCCTACGGATTGAGCAAACTTACAGGCGAAAGATACGCAATGCTTTACCATAGCCTTTATGGGCTTCCGGTGGTTTGTCTGCGCCCTTTTAACATATTCAGCCCCCGCCAGAATCCAGGTAGTCCTTATTCGGGTGTGATCACGAAGTTCATTGAGAGGATAAAATATAACAAGAACCCTGTGATATTCGGGGATGGGAACCAGACCAGGGACTTTGTATATATAGAGGATGTGGTGGACGTTATATTTAATACGCTGGAGAACAAGAAAGCTGTTGGAAATGTGTTTAATATAGGGACAGGCAAACCCACTAAAGTTAAGGAGCTGGCAGAAGTTCTCATTGAGATTTCAAACAGGAAATTGGAGCCGGAGTTTATAAAGGCACTGACAGGAGATATCAGGGAAAGCTATGCGGATATCACAAAAGCCAAGAGGATATTTGGATACAAGCCCGGGTATACCTTAGAAAAGGGACTGAGGTTATGTTTAAGCGAAATAGAAAGAAAGGATTCTAACCATCAAACTATCTTGAATGATGGTTACATGTTGCAGAAAAATACAAGCGCAAGCTTAAAATAA
- a CDS encoding sugar phosphate nucleotidyltransferase — protein MKAVILAAGEGLRCRPLTLTRSKVMLPVANKPLLEHIINALAGKGIKEIVLVVGYKKERIMDYFGEGVDFGVKISYVFQDAQLGTAHAVKQVKDYVDGDFLVLNGDNLIDAGTISDLLAGKSGSITLLAVEREQTTGYGVVISEHGRVTKILEKPKEVVSHFINAGAYIFSLEIFDEIEKTPLSETGEYAITDTIQSMILNGKNVSMVESKSMWMDAVHSWDFLKANAVVLEEYKKELSGIIEKGAVIKGNVAIGENSIIRAGCYIVGPVTIGKNCDIGPNTVILPSTAIGDNTSIDSSVEIQNSILMNDVRVGSNSYISSSIIGANNNIGPHFSTEVGKDLMIEMKGILHHAELLGTVIGDDNFLANRVLIKAGKFVANNCNIEAGVTVHKDIPPDSIVV, from the coding sequence ATGAAAGCAGTAATTCTTGCAGCCGGAGAAGGCCTGCGTTGCCGCCCTCTCACTCTGACACGTTCCAAAGTGATGCTGCCAGTTGCGAATAAGCCTTTACTGGAGCACATTATTAACGCGTTAGCCGGGAAAGGTATCAAGGAAATCGTACTTGTAGTAGGGTATAAGAAAGAACGGATAATGGATTATTTTGGCGAAGGAGTGGACTTTGGAGTGAAAATCAGCTACGTCTTCCAGGATGCGCAGCTTGGAACCGCGCATGCGGTGAAGCAGGTGAAGGATTACGTGGATGGCGATTTTCTTGTCCTTAATGGCGATAACCTCATAGACGCCGGCACGATCTCTGACCTCCTGGCTGGCAAAAGCGGCTCTATTACCCTGCTTGCAGTGGAGAGGGAACAGACCACAGGCTACGGGGTTGTAATTTCAGAGCACGGCAGGGTCACAAAGATACTGGAAAAGCCAAAAGAAGTGGTGAGCCACTTTATTAATGCCGGAGCATACATTTTCTCACTTGAAATTTTTGATGAGATTGAAAAAACGCCGCTTTCTGAAACCGGGGAATATGCTATTACAGATACCATACAGTCGATGATTCTTAATGGGAAAAACGTAAGCATGGTAGAATCAAAGTCCATGTGGATGGATGCCGTACATTCCTGGGACTTCCTTAAAGCCAATGCCGTGGTGCTAGAGGAGTACAAGAAAGAGCTGTCAGGGATTATCGAAAAGGGCGCCGTAATAAAAGGAAACGTAGCTATTGGGGAGAACAGCATCATCCGTGCCGGGTGTTATATAGTCGGACCGGTGACCATCGGAAAAAACTGCGATATCGGACCGAATACCGTGATTTTACCCTCAACCGCCATCGGAGATAATACCTCGATCGATTCCTCGGTGGAGATACAGAACAGCATACTCATGAACGACGTGCGGGTTGGCAGCAACTCATACATATCCAGTTCTATCATCGGAGCTAACAACAACATAGGTCCGCATTTCTCAACCGAGGTGGGAAAAGACCTTATGATAGAGATGAAAGGTATATTGCACCATGCAGAATTGCTCGGGACGGTGATAGGAGATGATAATTTCCTTGCTAACCGTGTTTTAATAAAAGCCGGGAAGTTTGTGGCAAATAACTGTAACATCGAGGCAGGGGTGACTGTGCATAAAGACATCCCTCCCGATTCTATTGTGGTCTAG